From Neobacillus sp. PS2-9, the proteins below share one genomic window:
- a CDS encoding c-type cytochrome — protein MKKILIGSYILIIIGIIVCINNSHLFEGNSSKAVTAGEKLYKKNCLVCHGETGRGEGANAGTAINSQKFLSSVSDKDLYNYVKYGREGTGMPAYGPRLSEKQLTNLVAFMRDWQTEEMKFDVPKTIAGDLERGKTQYNLYCLNCHGEAGAGKLKMGTTLASPQYLKYTSDKQIWISTAYGRKETRMGPSLKGLEGARQLKKDDITDIVTYIRSLEQK, from the coding sequence ATGAAAAAGATATTAATCGGAAGTTATATTTTGATTATTATTGGAATTATTGTCTGCATAAATAATAGTCACTTGTTTGAAGGGAATAGCTCCAAAGCTGTTACGGCGGGTGAAAAACTGTATAAAAAAAACTGTCTTGTTTGTCATGGAGAAACCGGTAGAGGTGAAGGGGCAAACGCAGGGACAGCCATTAACAGTCAGAAATTTTTAAGTTCCGTTTCTGATAAAGACTTGTATAATTATGTTAAATATGGACGCGAAGGTACAGGCATGCCTGCGTATGGACCAAGATTGTCAGAAAAACAGTTAACTAATCTGGTTGCTTTTATGAGAGATTGGCAAACAGAAGAAATGAAGTTTGATGTTCCTAAAACCATTGCAGGGGACCTAGAACGTGGAAAAACACAATATAATTTATATTGTCTTAATTGTCACGGTGAAGCGGGTGCTGGAAAATTAAAAATGGGAACAACATTAGCTAGTCCACAGTATTTAAAGTATACAAGCGATAAGCAAATTTGGATTAGCACGGCTTACGGCAGAAAGGAAACGCGTATGGGTCCGTCATTAAAGGGACTTGAAGGGGCTCGTCAGCTTAAAAAAGACGACATTACGGATATCGTGACATATATTCGGTCCCTTGAACAGAAATAA
- a CDS encoding cytochrome c maturation protein CcmE, which translates to MKKNTIVMLGGFVIAAAIVFLLMAATPGSSGVELTLKELLATQNQHKDDFVTVEGLLMEDTIKWNPDKIELKFDVKDNDGNVMHVIHNGPKPDNFSEGVITILQGAPTKKDTFEAETVKTRCPSKYEGKDMKDYDPESHKDKLNQPPKEK; encoded by the coding sequence ATGAAGAAAAATACGATTGTTATGCTTGGCGGCTTTGTTATCGCTGCTGCCATCGTTTTCTTGCTTATGGCTGCAACACCTGGGTCAAGTGGAGTCGAATTAACGCTGAAGGAACTGCTGGCTACCCAGAATCAACATAAAGATGATTTTGTAACGGTAGAAGGGCTATTAATGGAAGACACCATTAAGTGGAATCCAGACAAAATTGAACTTAAGTTTGATGTAAAAGACAATGACGGTAATGTTATGCATGTGATTCATAACGGACCTAAACCAGATAACTTTTCTGAAGGTGTGATAACTATTCTTCAGGGAGCTCCAACAAAAAAAGACACTTTTGAAGCAGAAACAGTAAAAACAAGATGTCCTTCTAAATACGAAGGAAAAGATATGAAGGATTATGATCCTGAATCACATAAAGATAAGTTAAATCAACCACCGAAAGAAAAATAA